From one Nitrospirota bacterium genomic stretch:
- the rplQ gene encoding 50S ribosomal protein L17, with amino-acid sequence MRHKCAGRQFGRNSGHRKALFRSLVTSFFEHERIETTEAKAKEIQPMTEEMITLGKRGDLHAVRQAASFIRSKDVVHRLFKEIAPRFTSRNGGYT; translated from the coding sequence ATGAGACATAAATGTGCAGGCAGGCAGTTTGGTCGAAATTCGGGACATCGAAAGGCATTATTTCGAAGTCTAGTCACCTCATTTTTTGAACATGAAAGGATTGAAACGACCGAGGCGAAGGCAAAGGAGATTCAGCCGATGACCGAAGAGATGATCACGCTTGGAAAAAGAGGCGATCTTCATGCGGTTCGCCAGGCGGCTTCATTTATTCGGAGCAAAGATGTTGTACATCGCCTGTTTAAGGAGATTGCTCCCCGTTTCACAAGCCGGAACGGCGGGTACAC
- a CDS encoding DNA-directed RNA polymerase subunit alpha: protein MIIRTKDFQIPKKLECDQESLTSTYGKFFAEPFERGYGTTIGNSIRRVLLSSIAGAAVTAIKIEGVLHEFSNITGVKEDITDIILNIKNLRLKSHTDKTKTIHIKKKGLGMVTGKDIIHDSEIEVLTPDLHIATLDRDANLDMELTVKIGRGYSPADRNKEEGASIGVIPVDAIFTPVHKVNFNVESARVGRITDYDKLILEVWTDGSVLPADAVAYAAKILKDHLTIFINFEEKEDELEDKTVEEKQEINRNLLKSVNELELSVRAANCLKNADIKTILELVQKTESEMLKTKNFGRKSLNEIKEILEDMGLSLGMKLPPEVFTLAKQEQKV from the coding sequence ATGATTATTAGAACAAAAGATTTCCAGATACCTAAAAAACTGGAATGTGATCAGGAAAGTTTAACTTCCACTTATGGAAAGTTTTTTGCCGAACCATTTGAAAGAGGTTACGGTACCACCATTGGGAATTCGATTCGGAGAGTCCTTCTTTCTTCTATCGCGGGTGCCGCAGTGACCGCCATCAAGATCGAAGGCGTGTTACACGAGTTTTCCAATATTACCGGGGTCAAGGAAGATATTACGGACATTATTTTAAATATTAAGAATCTCCGGTTGAAATCTCATACGGATAAGACCAAAACTATTCATATTAAAAAAAAGGGATTGGGAATGGTGACCGGAAAAGATATTATTCATGATTCCGAAATTGAAGTTCTGACGCCCGACCTTCATATTGCGACACTTGATCGAGACGCAAATCTTGATATGGAGCTTACCGTCAAAATAGGCCGCGGCTATTCTCCTGCAGATCGAAATAAAGAAGAAGGCGCGTCCATTGGCGTGATCCCGGTCGACGCAATCTTTACGCCGGTACATAAAGTCAATTTCAATGTTGAATCGGCCCGTGTTGGACGGATTACCGACTATGACAAGCTGATTCTTGAAGTCTGGACAGATGGAAGCGTACTGCCGGCTGACGCGGTAGCCTACGCGGCTAAAATTTTGAAAGATCATTTAACGATCTTTATTAATTTTGAAGAAAAAGAAGATGAACTGGAAGATAAAACCGTTGAAGAGAAGCAAGAAATTAACCGGAATCTTCTCAAAAGCGTGAACGAGCTGGAGCTGTCGGTTCGTGCCGCAAACTGTTTGAAAAATGCAGATATTAAAACGATCCTTGAATTAGTCCAGAAAACAGAATCTGAAATGCTTAAGACAAAAAATTTCGGCAGAAAATCGCTGAATGAAATTAAGGAAATACTGGAAGACATGGGTCTTTCCCTCGGAATGAAGCTGCCTCCGGAGGTATTCACGCTGGCGAAACAAGAGCAAAAGGTATAG
- the rpsD gene encoding 30S ribosomal protein S4 yields MARYTDSVCRLCRREGTKLFLKGSRCLTDKCAIDRRAYAPGQHGQARPRISEYRMQLREKQKLKRIYGLMERQFRIYFEKAERKSGITGENLLQFLERRLDNFVFRAGFASSRKQARQLVGHKHFLVNGKNVDIPSYLIEEGDVVEVKEKSRALPSIVGAIEVVEAIGIPSWVELDKINFKGKVKNLPLKEDISLPVNEQLVVELYSR; encoded by the coding sequence TTGGCAAGATACACCGATTCAGTATGTCGCCTCTGTCGAAGAGAAGGGACGAAACTATTTTTAAAAGGATCACGATGTTTAACGGATAAATGTGCCATTGACCGGAGAGCTTACGCGCCAGGTCAACATGGCCAGGCAAGGCCGCGCATTTCAGAATACCGGATGCAGCTTCGAGAGAAACAGAAGCTGAAAAGGATTTATGGTCTGATGGAAAGGCAGTTCAGAATTTATTTTGAAAAAGCAGAACGAAAATCAGGGATCACCGGTGAGAATCTGCTTCAATTTCTGGAAAGGCGTCTGGACAATTTTGTGTTCAGAGCTGGATTTGCATCTTCGCGCAAACAAGCTCGCCAGCTGGTGGGCCATAAACATTTTCTGGTGAATGGCAAGAATGTCGATATTCCCTCTTACCTGATTGAGGAAGGGGATGTGGTTGAAGTGAAGGAAAAGAGCCGCGCACTTCCTTCCATTGTCGGAGCCATTGAAGTGGTGGAAGCAATCGGAATTCCCTCATGGGTCGAGCTGGACAAGATCAATTTCAAAGGAAAGGTGAAAAATTTACCTTTAAAGGAAGACATTTCATTACCGGTTAACGAACAGCTGGTTGTTGAGTTATATTCACGATAA
- the rpsK gene encoding 30S ribosomal protein S11, translating into MIKKGAKKKEKRVVQSGIAHIQATFNNTQITITDMGGNAVVWATAGSQGFKGSRKSTPFAAQKAAEIVAKKAIEQGMKQVDVYVDGPGSGRESAVRSLQAAGLKINMIKDVTPIPHNGCRPPKRRRV; encoded by the coding sequence ATGATTAAAAAAGGGGCAAAAAAGAAAGAAAAGCGGGTCGTACAGAGCGGAATTGCTCATATCCAGGCGACTTTTAACAATACTCAAATTACCATCACCGATATGGGGGGAAATGCCGTGGTCTGGGCAACTGCTGGCAGTCAGGGATTTAAAGGTTCACGCAAAAGCACCCCCTTTGCGGCACAAAAAGCGGCTGAAATTGTGGCGAAGAAAGCGATTGAGCAAGGTATGAAACAGGTGGATGTTTATGTGGACGGACCGGGGTCAGGGAGAGAATCAGCGGTGCGTTCGTTACAGGCCGCCGGATTAAAGATTAATATGATTAAAGATGTGACGCCGATTCCCCATAATGGATGTCGGCCTCCGAAACGTCGAAGAGTTTAG
- the rpsM gene encoding 30S ribosomal protein S13: protein MARISGVDLPKEKRIEVGLTYIYGIGPASARLILKAAGVNPDTRVKNLKDDEVIKIREKVDKEFKVEGDLRREVSMNIKRLMDIGCFRGLRHRRGLPVRGQRTKTNARTRKGRKKGAVGLKAKKDSK, encoded by the coding sequence TTGGCTAGAATTTCAGGAGTGGATTTACCAAAAGAAAAAAGAATCGAAGTGGGTCTGACCTATATTTACGGTATTGGTCCCGCGTCTGCCCGGTTAATACTTAAGGCGGCAGGTGTCAACCCGGACACCCGGGTAAAAAACCTGAAAGATGATGAAGTGATCAAAATCAGGGAGAAGGTCGACAAAGAGTTTAAAGTCGAAGGAGATTTGAGGCGTGAAGTCTCTATGAATATAAAACGATTGATGGATATCGGATGTTTTAGAGGGCTCCGGCACCGCAGAGGGCTGCCGGTGAGAGGTCAGAGAACCAAAACGAACGCCCGTACCCGTAAAGGACGTAAAAAAGGAGCAGTTGGACTTAAAGCGAAGAAAGATTCCAAATAA
- the rpmJ gene encoding 50S ribosomal protein L36 yields MKVRSSIKTICSKCKVIKRKGVIRVICENPRHKQRQG; encoded by the coding sequence ATGAAAGTCAGATCGTCAATAAAAACAATTTGTTCGAAGTGTAAGGTCATAAAGAGAAAAGGGGTCATTCGGGTGATCTGCGAAAATCCCAGGCATAAACAGCGACAAGGATAG
- the infA gene encoding translation initiation factor IF-1, with protein MAKEDAIEVQGVIQETLPNAMFKVSLENGHQVLAHISGKMRMHYIKILPGDKVTIELSPYDLTRGRITYRFSK; from the coding sequence ATGGCGAAGGAAGATGCAATAGAGGTGCAGGGGGTCATTCAGGAAACATTACCGAACGCCATGTTTAAAGTTTCATTGGAAAATGGGCATCAGGTATTGGCTCATATCTCCGGGAAGATGAGAATGCACTATATCAAGATATTGCCGGGAGATAAAGTGACCATCGAACTTTCTCCCTATGATTTGACAAGAGGAAGAATTACATACCGGTTCAGCAAGTAA
- the map gene encoding type I methionyl aminopeptidase — translation MIILKSDEEVSKIKIACQIVAETLAVLKASVKPGVTTDELDRIAEAKIIEKGGKPAFKGYRNFPATLCASVNSEVVHGIPSKKNVLSEGDIIGLDLGAIYDGFYGDAAITVGVGRIEKEAEKLIKITEESLYKGIEQAKIGNRLSDISHAVQCHVESSGYTVVRDFVGHGIGRNLHEEPQIPNYGDPGQGPRLKKGMVLALEPMVNAGQSAVNILSDKWTVVTKDGSLSAHFEHTIAITEQGPVILTSARKAD, via the coding sequence ATGATCATTCTTAAGTCAGATGAGGAGGTATCGAAAATAAAAATAGCCTGCCAGATCGTGGCGGAGACATTAGCAGTGTTAAAGGCCAGTGTCAAGCCTGGTGTAACGACTGACGAGCTCGACCGAATCGCCGAGGCGAAGATCATTGAAAAAGGGGGAAAACCCGCTTTTAAAGGGTACCGGAATTTCCCCGCCACTCTTTGTGCATCGGTCAATTCCGAAGTCGTGCATGGAATTCCCTCAAAAAAAAATGTTCTCTCTGAGGGAGACATCATCGGATTGGATCTCGGTGCGATATATGACGGATTTTATGGTGACGCCGCCATAACCGTAGGCGTTGGAAGAATTGAGAAAGAAGCTGAAAAACTGATTAAAATAACAGAAGAATCGTTGTATAAGGGGATTGAACAGGCAAAAATAGGGAACCGGTTATCCGATATTTCGCACGCTGTCCAGTGTCATGTCGAATCATCCGGGTATACCGTGGTCAGAGATTTCGTGGGACATGGAATCGGCAGAAACTTGCATGAAGAGCCGCAGATTCCAAACTATGGTGATCCGGGTCAGGGACCGAGACTTAAAAAAGGGATGGTTCTTGCGCTTGAACCAATGGTCAACGCTGGTCAATCTGCCGTAAACATTCTTTCTGATAAATGGACTGTGGTCACAAAAGACGGAAGCCTCTCCGCACACTTTGAACATACCATCGCCATTACCGAACAGGGTCCGGTTATTTTAACCTCGGCCAGGAAAGCAGATTAA
- a CDS encoding adenylate kinase, which yields MNFILLGPPGAGKGTQGQALASRYGIPKISTGDILRESVALKTPLGLKAKSFMDRGALVPDEVVIGLVRERLKQPDCQKGFILDGFPRTIPQAESLDQTIADAGKSIDAVINFDLAEAEIVRRLSGRRSCPNCKAVFHITLNPPRQSGICDQCQNGLVQREDDKEDTVRNRYKEYLEKTSPLLQYYENSGLLHSLAGNGTIALVSKEIERILSV from the coding sequence TTGAATTTCATTCTACTCGGTCCCCCGGGAGCTGGAAAAGGAACCCAGGGCCAGGCGTTAGCCTCCCGATATGGGATTCCAAAAATTTCAACGGGAGATATTCTGAGAGAGTCGGTGGCCTTAAAGACGCCGCTTGGATTAAAAGCAAAATCATTTATGGATCGGGGAGCGCTGGTTCCGGATGAAGTGGTGATTGGACTCGTGCGGGAAAGACTAAAACAGCCGGATTGTCAGAAAGGCTTCATTCTCGACGGCTTCCCAAGAACGATTCCACAAGCGGAATCACTGGATCAAACCATTGCGGATGCCGGAAAAAGCATTGATGCGGTAATCAATTTTGACCTTGCCGAAGCGGAGATTGTTAGAAGATTGTCGGGGCGCCGAAGTTGTCCCAACTGCAAAGCTGTCTTTCACATAACTTTGAATCCTCCTCGGCAGAGCGGAATTTGCGACCAATGCCAGAATGGATTGGTTCAGCGGGAAGATGATAAGGAAGATACGGTTCGGAACCGGTATAAGGAATATCTGGAAAAGACATCGCCGCTCCTGCAATATTATGAAAATTCGGGTCTCTTGCATTCGCTGGCCGGGAATGGGACAATAGCGCTCGTGAGTAAAGAAATTGAAAGGATTTTATCGGTTTGA
- the secY gene encoding preprotein translocase subunit SecY, protein MFERFVTSLQNIFKIEELRHRVLFTLGMLAVYRIGAHVPTPGINNDALSEFLTRQGGSLMGFLDIFSGGALSKLSIFALGIMPYISASIILQLLTVVIPHLSKLAKEGDRGRKKIIQYTRYGTIVIGLIQAFGIAVGLEGMEKGIFVQNPGWGFRIMTMITVTAGTAFLMWLGEQITERGIGNGISLIIFAGIVARMPSAINSTFQLVKTGELNIFFVLVLILVMIFVVAAIVFLESGRRKIPVQYAKRVVGRKVYGGQNTHIPLKINTAGVIPPIFASSIIAFPATIAGFIAIPWVQAVSRNLAPGSLFYTLLYVALIVFFCFFYTAVVLNPVDMADNMKKYGGFIPGIRPGQKTSDYIYRVLTRITFVGSIYLAAVAVLPELFIYKLHVPFYFGGTSLLIVVGVGLDTAQQIETHMITRNYEGFMKKGRLKGRSA, encoded by the coding sequence TTGTTTGAAAGATTTGTTACCAGTTTACAGAATATATTTAAAATTGAAGAATTACGTCACCGGGTTCTCTTCACCCTTGGGATGCTTGCTGTCTACAGAATTGGAGCGCATGTTCCAACGCCAGGAATCAACAACGATGCCTTAAGTGAATTCTTGACGCGTCAGGGCGGTTCCTTGATGGGGTTTCTGGATATCTTTTCCGGAGGAGCACTTTCCAAGCTTTCCATTTTTGCACTGGGCATTATGCCCTATATCAGCGCATCGATTATTCTTCAACTGTTGACCGTCGTCATTCCGCATCTTTCAAAACTCGCAAAAGAAGGGGATCGCGGCAGAAAAAAAATCATTCAATATACGCGTTACGGAACCATTGTCATTGGATTAATTCAGGCGTTTGGAATTGCTGTCGGACTAGAAGGAATGGAGAAAGGAATTTTCGTTCAGAATCCAGGTTGGGGATTTAGAATCATGACGATGATTACGGTAACGGCCGGCACTGCCTTTCTCATGTGGCTGGGCGAGCAGATTACCGAACGGGGAATCGGTAACGGAATTTCTCTTATTATATTCGCTGGAATTGTTGCCAGAATGCCCTCAGCCATCAATAGCACTTTCCAGCTGGTCAAGACGGGTGAACTTAATATCTTTTTTGTCTTGGTTTTAATATTGGTCATGATTTTTGTTGTTGCGGCAATCGTATTTCTGGAAAGCGGTCGAAGAAAAATTCCGGTACAGTATGCCAAGCGGGTCGTGGGAAGAAAGGTCTATGGTGGTCAAAATACGCATATTCCTCTCAAAATAAATACTGCGGGCGTGATTCCCCCCATTTTCGCGTCTTCTATCATTGCCTTTCCCGCAACGATCGCCGGATTTATTGCGATCCCTTGGGTACAAGCCGTGAGCCGAAATCTTGCCCCGGGGTCGCTTTTTTACACCCTTCTCTATGTCGCACTGATCGTCTTTTTTTGCTTTTTCTATACGGCTGTCGTTCTCAATCCGGTCGATATGGCCGATAATATGAAAAAATATGGCGGTTTCATTCCTGGAATCCGTCCTGGTCAAAAGACTTCCGACTATATTTACCGGGTGTTGACACGTATCACTTTTGTTGGATCGATTTATCTGGCGGCAGTCGCCGTTTTGCCGGAGCTATTTATTTATAAATTGCATGTTCCATTTTATTTTGGCGGCACGTCTCTTCTGATCGTCGTCGGGGTAGGACTTGATACGGCTCAACAGATTGAAACTCATATGATTACCCGAAATTATGAAGGTTTCATGAAAAAAGGACGACTTAAAGGTAGAAGCGCTTAA
- the rplO gene encoding 50S ribosomal protein L15 — MKLEDLAPVPGSRKKEKRIGRGPGSGHGKTSTKGHKGQKARSGGVKGPGFEGGQQPLIRRIPKRGFTSIFKTEYSIVNLDVLTACQESPITPETLGKAGLVRKRGLVKILGKGELTKAITIHAHKFSKTAEEKIKKAGGQIEVL, encoded by the coding sequence ATGAAATTAGAGGATTTAGCACCGGTACCCGGTTCGAGAAAAAAAGAGAAACGAATTGGTCGTGGACCCGGATCCGGGCACGGCAAAACTTCCACCAAGGGACATAAAGGCCAAAAAGCACGTTCAGGCGGAGTCAAAGGTCCTGGTTTTGAAGGTGGCCAACAGCCTTTAATACGACGAATTCCGAAAAGGGGATTTACCTCTATTTTTAAAACGGAATATTCGATTGTGAACCTGGATGTTTTGACGGCCTGCCAGGAAAGTCCTATTACACCTGAGACTTTGGGAAAAGCAGGATTGGTTAGAAAACGCGGACTCGTCAAAATTCTGGGAAAAGGTGAATTGACCAAGGCAATCACGATTCACGCACATAAATTTTCAAAAACAGCGGAAGAAAAGATCAAAAAAGCAGGTGGTCAGATAGAGGTTCTTTAA
- the rpmD gene encoding 50S ribosomal protein L30, whose translation MTTKKLSITLKRSYIGTSDKHKRVVAGLGLRKMNQTVVRPDTPEIRGMINKIPYLLEVKQA comes from the coding sequence ATGACCACTAAAAAATTATCTATCACGTTGAAGAGAAGTTACATCGGCACCTCTGACAAACATAAGAGGGTGGTTGCCGGACTCGGTTTGAGAAAAATGAATCAGACCGTTGTTCGCCCCGATACGCCGGAAATCCGCGGGATGATTAATAAAATTCCTTACTTACTCGAAGTTAAACAGGCATAA
- the rpsE gene encoding 30S ribosomal protein S5 — protein sequence MEKSYQQEESSIKDKVVCINRVAKVVKGGKRFSFSAVVVVGNGNGQVGMGKGKAAEVPEAIRKAVESAKKNMFEVQLRGRTIPHEVIGHFGAEDVLLKPAADGTGIIAGGAVRSVMEMVGIHNILSKCLGSGNPFNVVKATLLGLKNLRGRNSVREMRKQPEIAV from the coding sequence TTGGAAAAATCATATCAGCAGGAAGAGTCATCGATAAAAGACAAAGTGGTTTGTATCAATCGGGTCGCCAAGGTTGTTAAAGGGGGTAAGCGGTTTAGTTTCAGTGCCGTCGTGGTGGTCGGTAATGGAAACGGACAGGTCGGCATGGGAAAAGGAAAGGCTGCTGAGGTGCCTGAAGCGATTCGGAAGGCCGTTGAAAGCGCAAAGAAGAATATGTTTGAAGTTCAGTTAAGAGGCCGCACCATTCCCCACGAAGTCATAGGTCATTTTGGCGCCGAAGATGTCTTGTTAAAACCGGCAGCAGACGGGACCGGAATCATTGCAGGCGGGGCAGTTCGCTCGGTCATGGAAATGGTCGGAATCCATAATATCCTGAGTAAATGTCTCGGAAGTGGAAATCCATTCAATGTTGTAAAAGCGACTTTGCTCGGATTGAAAAATCTCAGAGGAAGAAACAGTGTTCGGGAAATGAGAAAACAACCAGAGATAGCGGTGTAA
- the rplR gene encoding 50S ribosomal protein L18: protein MVEKKNVARIKRHERVRKKISGSPERPRLSVFRSNFYISAQIIDDSKGVTLVMASSQEKDLVKKKGTKNIEMAKKVGQLLAKRAKAKQISRVVFDKGGYLYHGKVKALADGAREGGLEF, encoded by the coding sequence ATGGTTGAAAAGAAGAATGTGGCGAGAATAAAACGCCATGAACGGGTCAGGAAGAAAATCTCAGGTTCCCCGGAACGGCCTCGTCTTTCAGTATTTAGAAGTAATTTTTATATTTCGGCTCAGATCATCGATGACAGCAAAGGGGTCACTTTGGTTATGGCGTCCAGCCAGGAAAAGGATTTGGTCAAAAAAAAAGGGACCAAGAATATTGAAATGGCAAAAAAAGTCGGTCAGCTCCTTGCCAAAAGAGCAAAAGCAAAACAGATTTCCCGAGTCGTATTTGACAAAGGGGGATATCTCTATCATGGAAAAGTCAAGGCACTGGCCGATGGTGCCCGTGAAGGCGGATTAGAATTTTAA
- the rplF gene encoding 50S ribosomal protein L6, with amino-acid sequence MSRIGGKLITIPQGVEVKCSPGVVTVKGPKGELRQEIHEKIKVKQEHSQVKVERDGNDGFSKALHGLTRSQVANMITGVSKGFEKVLEISGVGFRAQVQGRNLSLTLGFSHPVQIELPKGIDASVDKQTVITLKGSDKVVLGQLAANIRGLKEPEPYKGKGIKYAGEKILRKEGKTGK; translated from the coding sequence ATGTCTAGAATAGGTGGCAAACTTATAACCATTCCCCAGGGAGTGGAAGTCAAATGTTCTCCCGGAGTGGTTACTGTAAAAGGTCCTAAAGGAGAACTCAGACAGGAAATTCATGAGAAGATTAAAGTCAAACAGGAACATTCCCAAGTTAAGGTCGAACGGGATGGCAATGATGGTTTTTCGAAGGCGCTTCACGGATTAACAAGGAGTCAGGTTGCCAATATGATTACCGGGGTTTCCAAAGGATTTGAAAAAGTCCTGGAAATTAGCGGTGTCGGTTTTAGAGCCCAGGTGCAGGGACGAAACCTTTCTTTGACTCTTGGATTCTCGCATCCGGTCCAAATAGAACTTCCGAAAGGGATAGATGCTTCGGTGGATAAACAGACTGTCATCACGTTGAAAGGGTCGGACAAAGTAGTTTTGGGGCAATTAGCCGCCAATATTCGCGGACTAAAAGAGCCGGAGCCTTATAAAGGAAAAGGGATAAAATACGCCGGCGAAAAGATTTTGAGAAAAGAAGGAAAGACCGGCAAGTAG
- the rpsH gene encoding 30S ribosomal protein S8, whose translation MSMADPIADMLTRIRNANQRWQSFVDVPLSKLKLELAKKIFQEGFVKSFKIVSQDGKGFIRVFLKYHNDQEDRVINDLQRVSSPGKRVYVAKDKIPLVKGGMGIAILSTSKGILTDRESRKQNLGGEILCSIW comes from the coding sequence ATGTCGATGGCCGATCCGATAGCGGATATGCTTACCAGAATTCGAAACGCAAACCAACGATGGCAAAGTTTCGTTGATGTTCCACTATCTAAACTCAAATTGGAACTTGCAAAAAAAATATTTCAAGAAGGATTTGTAAAGAGCTTTAAAATTGTCAGTCAGGACGGCAAGGGGTTCATACGGGTATTCTTGAAATATCATAATGACCAGGAAGACAGAGTCATAAATGACCTTCAAAGAGTCAGTTCCCCCGGGAAGAGAGTTTATGTTGCAAAAGACAAAATTCCTCTCGTCAAGGGGGGAATGGGAATCGCGATCCTTTCAACTTCGAAAGGCATTTTGACTGACCGGGAGTCCCGGAAACAGAATCTCGGCGGTGAGATCCTCTGTTCCATCTGGTAA
- a CDS encoding type Z 30S ribosomal protein S14, with the protein MSRKALRNKAKAVPKFKVRAYNRCPVCGRGRGFMGKFQMCRICFRLLSLRGEIPGVIKSSW; encoded by the coding sequence TTGTCAAGGAAAGCATTAAGAAACAAGGCCAAAGCAGTCCCTAAATTCAAGGTAAGGGCTTACAACCGCTGTCCAGTCTGCGGCAGAGGTCGTGGGTTTATGGGAAAATTTCAGATGTGCAGAATCTGCTTCAGATTATTGAGTTTGAGGGGTGAAATTCCGGGTGTCATTAAGTCAAGTTGGTAA
- the rplE gene encoding 50S ribosomal protein L5 — MAKKETVTKDAVVKKESAPKKEAVAAKKEPNYIKIKFSKEVTPALMSEFSFKSVMQVPRLEKIVINVGMGEAISNMKLLDEAAKELGMITGQKPVITKSKKSIAGFKLREGMPIGCKVTLRGERMYEFFHRLLHAALPRIRDFRGVSTKSFDGRGSYTLGVKEQLIFPEIKYDEIAALHGMDITIVTTAKNDDQGRALLRHLGMPFRK; from the coding sequence ATGGCAAAAAAAGAGACAGTCACAAAAGACGCTGTGGTAAAAAAAGAATCCGCTCCTAAAAAAGAAGCGGTTGCGGCAAAAAAAGAACCGAATTATATTAAAATAAAATTTTCGAAAGAAGTGACGCCGGCTCTCATGTCGGAGTTTTCATTCAAGAGTGTCATGCAGGTTCCCAGGCTCGAAAAGATCGTGATCAATGTGGGAATGGGTGAGGCGATTTCAAACATGAAGCTCCTTGACGAAGCGGCAAAGGAGCTGGGTATGATCACTGGACAAAAACCGGTCATCACGAAATCAAAAAAATCAATTGCCGGGTTCAAATTAAGAGAAGGGATGCCGATCGGATGTAAAGTCACGTTGCGCGGAGAGCGCATGTATGAATTCTTCCACCGACTTTTGCACGCGGCGTTGCCTCGAATCCGGGATTTTCGTGGAGTCTCGACCAAATCATTTGACGGGAGAGGGAGTTACACTCTGGGAGTCAAAGAACAGCTCATATTTCCAGAAATTAAATATGATGAAATTGCCGCCCTTCATGGCATGGATATAACCATTGTCACGACTGCAAAGAATGATGACCAGGGGAGAGCGCTATTGAGGCACCTGGGAATGCCTTTCAGAAAATAA
- a CDS encoding 50S ribosomal protein L24 has protein sequence MLGSDVKITQVRLKKGDKVEVISGRERGKQGKVLQILSREQRILVEKLNMIKKHQKPNQNNKQGGIVDKEASIHISNVMLICTHCNAVTRTGTKVLENKQKIRVCRKCGESIDKE, from the coding sequence ATGTTGGGTAGTGATGTGAAAATAACGCAGGTCCGGTTAAAAAAGGGGGATAAGGTCGAAGTCATATCGGGGCGGGAACGGGGAAAGCAGGGAAAGGTCCTGCAAATTCTTTCGAGGGAACAGAGGATACTGGTCGAAAAACTCAATATGATCAAGAAACATCAGAAACCCAACCAGAACAATAAGCAGGGAGGAATCGTCGATAAAGAGGCTTCCATCCATATTTCCAATGTCATGCTGATTTGCACACATTGCAATGCTGTGACCCGTACCGGGACAAAAGTTTTGGAAAATAAACAAAAAATCCGGGTTTGCCGAAAATGCGGCGAAAGTATCGATAAAGAATAG
- the rplN gene encoding 50S ribosomal protein L14, protein MIQIYSYLDVADNSGAKKVMCFHVMGGSHKRYATIGDIISVAVKEAIPNASVKKGDVAKAVVVRTVKEIRREDGSYIKFDRNAAVLINAQGEPVGTRIFGPVARELRKKKFTKIISLAPEVL, encoded by the coding sequence ATGATACAGATCTATAGTTATTTAGATGTTGCGGATAATTCCGGTGCTAAAAAAGTCATGTGCTTTCATGTGATGGGTGGGTCACATAAACGCTATGCCACTATTGGGGATATTATTTCGGTCGCAGTCAAGGAAGCCATTCCAAACGCTTCGGTCAAAAAGGGAGATGTTGCCAAGGCAGTCGTCGTGAGAACGGTAAAAGAGATCAGAAGGGAAGACGGGTCTTATATCAAATTTGACCGGAATGCTGCGGTCCTGATTAATGCCCAGGGAGAGCCTGTGGGAACCCGTATTTTTGGTCCGGTTGCAAGGGAGTTGAGAAAAAAGAAATTTACTAAAATTATTTCCCTTGCACCCGAAGTATTATAA
- the rpsQ gene encoding 30S ribosomal protein S17 — protein sequence MTEQQSVSKKKKSFIGRVISNKMDKTAVIQIERTFLHSQYQKVVKRFTRLKAHDQENKCQVGDQVKIIESRPMSKEKHWKVVEIVSSVPQKSGVKAGE from the coding sequence ATGACAGAGCAACAATCAGTTTCAAAGAAGAAAAAAAGCTTCATAGGCAGGGTGATCAGCAACAAGATGGATAAAACCGCTGTCATTCAGATCGAGCGAACCTTCCTGCATTCCCAGTATCAGAAAGTTGTTAAGCGCTTTACCCGATTAAAAGCCCATGATCAGGAGAATAAATGCCAGGTCGGCGATCAGGTCAAAATCATCGAATCCAGACCCATGAGTAAAGAGAAACATTGGAAGGTCGTGGAAATCGTCAGTTCAGTTCCTCAAAAATCGGGTGTGAAAGCGGGAGAGTAA